CGCCGAACATCCCCATGTTTGTGATGGTGAAACCGCCCCGAGCCAGGCTCGCCTGCTTCCCGGACTTGGACAGATCCACCATCTCCCTCGTCTTCCTGGCGACCTCCTCCAGGGAGAGCCGATCGACCCCGGAAAGCACCGGCACCACCAGCCCCTCGTCCAGGGCAACGGCGATCCCGATATTGATATCTTTGAGATAGATGATGTTCCCATCCTGGAGCGTACAGTTGACCTGGTAGAACTCATCCAGGGCGAGAGCAGCCGCCTTCGTGATCATGTCATTGAGCGAGATCTTCTCCTTTCCCTCAGACCGTTGGTTCAGGTGATCGCGCAGACCGAGGGCGTCCGTCATGTCGACGGAGACGGTCACGTAGAAATGGGGGATTATCTGCTTGCTCTCCTGCATGCGGCGGGCGATGACCCGCCGCATCTTGGACATGGGTACGACCCTGCCGGGTCGTGCCTCGCGAGTCGGTGGGCCGGGTTCCCCGGTCCCGGAGACGGCTCCGGACCGCTCTGCATAATCCAGGACGTCCTTCTCCGTAATCCTGCCCGAAGGCCCTGTTCCCTCCACATTCGAAAGGTCGATCCCTTTCTCCGCGGCTATCCTCTTCGCCCTTCCGGAAGCCCTGACTCGGCCCGTCCCCGCCGGGGCCTCCTTTCCCACCCGCCTTCGAATCTCGGCTATGTCGAGTCTCTCCTCGTCCTGTCTTTCTCCCCCGATAAACTCTCCGAGATCGATCTCCTCGCCCTGCTCCCCGATGATCCCGATCACCGAAAAGATAGGAACCCTCTCTCCCTCCCCTGCAACGATCTTGAGCAGTACCCCATCGGCAGGAGCGGGTACCTCGAAGACGGCCTTCTCGGTTTCCACTTCACAGACCACCTCGTCTTTTCTGACCGCGTCCCCCTCTTTCTTGAGCCAGCTCACGACGGTCCCCTCGGTGATATCCTGCCCCCCCTGGGGCATGATGATTCTTGTTGCCATGATCTATCGTAATCCTCCCTCGTCCTTCCTCCCTGAGTCTCCTCTGTCGGAAATCCCGTTACTCGACGGCGAGCAGACTCACAGGGCACCGCCCTCTCATACCATTCTGATAATCGCCTCCGCAATCTCCTCGACCGTGGGAACGCAGACCTTTTCCAAATCGATATTGTACGGAATAGGCGTGTTCTTTCCTGCCACCCGCTGAACCGGTCCGTCCAGATCGTCGTAAGCCTCCTCCATTATCATGGCCGCAATATCACCTCCCACACCTCCCCTCTTGCAGGCCTCATGAACGACGAGGGCCCTGCCGGTTTTCCTGACCGACTCGAGAATCGTCTCCTTGTCCAGGGGGGTGAGGGTTCGCAGATCGACAACCTCGACACCGATTCCCTCCTTCTCCAGTACCTCCGCCGCCTCAAGGCATTTCAGGGTCATGTAGGAGTATGTCACCACCGTTATGTCGTTACCGGATCTCTTCACATCGGCTTTTCCAAGGGGGAGTAAATATTCCTCTTCCGGGACTTCCCCCTTTGTCATGTAGAGCAACTTGTGTTCGATGAAGACCACCGGGCTGTCCTCGCGGATCGATGATTTCAGAAGTCCCTTCGCATCGTAAGGTACGGAGGGCATCACGACTTTCAGGCCGGGAATATGATAGAAAAAGGCCTCGAGGCTCTGAGAATGCTGGGCGGCCAGACCGTTTCCGGCCCCGCCCTGGGTTCTCAGCACCATGGGGACATGGCCCTTTCCTCCGGACATGAAGTTGTACTTGGCCGCCTGGTTTACGATCTGATCCATGGCAAGCATGGAAAAGTCGATGAACAGGATCTCCACCACGGGCCGGGCGCCCACAATGGCCGCCCCCACGGCAGCACCCGTAAAGGAGGCCTCGGAAATGGGCATGTCGATCACCCGGTGGGCACCGAATTCCTCGTACAACCGGTCCGTTACTTTGTAGGATCCCCCCCTTTGACCGATCCCTTCCCCAATAACGAAAACCAGAGGGTCCCTTTGCATTTCTTCGCGGAGGGCCATGTTAAGCGCCTCCCTGTACATCATCTCAGCCATATTACGACTCCTGAAAGAGGGGTTAACAAGTACCTTACTTCCCGAGGTTCAGTAGTCCTCGATGCTCGCCAGAAATTCCTCCACAGACGGAGCAGGGCTCTTCTTGGCAAATTCGACGGCCTCTGCTAGTTCCGATTCAACCTCCTCCTCGATCTCTCTGATCTTTGCATCGTCGTTGAGTCTCTTCCTGAGCAGATCTACTGGGTCCCTTGATTTCCACCGTGCCATGGCGGCCTGGTCCATGTAGAGGCCGGGATCGTTGACGTGATGTCCGCCGTGGCGATAGGTCTTTGCCTCTATCAGGGTGGGGCCCTTCCCCCGGCGGGCCCTAGAGACCGCCTTCTTGGTTTCCAGATAGACCGCGACGGCATCGTTTCCGTCTACAGTCACCCCGGGCATCCCGTAACCGTCGGCCCTCCGTGCCAGATCGGTCACCCTGCTGGAATACTCCACAGGGGTGGAGACGGCGTAGTGGTTGTTCTCCAGGACGAAAACCACGGGAAGATCGAAGATCGCCGCGAGATTCAGCGACTCCCCGAAAACGCCGTTGTTCGCCGCTCCATCGCTGAAAAAACCGAGAACGACCTCTCCCCCCTTCTTGATCTTTATTCCCAGGGCCGCGCCTGTGGCAATGGGAATACCCCCGCCGACGATGCCGTTTGCCCCCAGATTGTGGTCATCCAGGTTCGCGATATGCATCGAACCTCCACGACCGTTGCAGTATCCGGTCTCTCTCCCCATGATTTCGGCCATCATCAGCTTCAGATCCCCCCCCTTGCAGATGCAGTGCCCGTGGCCGCGGTGGGTACTGACGATGTAATCGTCGCGGCCGATGGCGGCGATGGACCCGACCGCAACGCCTTCTTCCCCGAGATACGGGTGGAAATAACCCCTTATGAAACCCTCACGATAGAGCTCGACACACCTCTGCTCGAAACGGCGGATCGTATAGGCCTTCCGGAACATTTCCAACAGAAGCGCCTCATCGAGGTCATCAGCGACAAGCTCCACGTCTCCACGCTTTCCTGGATTCAGCTCTTTTTCCATGTCTACCCTTCTTCCCCACTTTGCCTTGCTCCAGCGGAACCGTCCGAAAAGACGCCGTCCTCATCGTATGGGGTTGTAGTAGGTCTCCAGGGCATGAGCACTTTTCTTGAGGCTTTTCTTGGAGACCTCTCCTTTCCTGAAGATGATCCCTAGATACAGGAGGTCGATGATGTAAAGCTGGCTCACCCGGGCCTCCATGAAGTCACCGTAAAGAGGGATATCTCTCTGTCTTGGCGGCGTAAAAAGAGGGATCCTCGAAACCCGGGCCA
The genomic region above belongs to Deltaproteobacteria bacterium and contains:
- a CDS encoding 2-oxo acid dehydrogenase subunit E2; its protein translation is MATRIIMPQGGQDITEGTVVSWLKKEGDAVRKDEVVCEVETEKAVFEVPAPADGVLLKIVAGEGERVPIFSVIGIIGEQGEEIDLGEFIGGERQDEERLDIAEIRRRVGKEAPAGTGRVRASGRAKRIAAEKGIDLSNVEGTGPSGRITEKDVLDYAERSGAVSGTGEPGPPTREARPGRVVPMSKMRRVIARRMQESKQIIPHFYVTVSVDMTDALGLRDHLNQRSEGKEKISLNDMITKAAALALDEFYQVNCTLQDGNIIYLKDINIGIAVALDEGLVVPVLSGVDRLSLEEVARKTREMVDLSKSGKQASLARGGFTITNMGMFGVKNFVAIINPPESAILAVGSVEKRIVVGADGALRVRDMVEMTLSVDHRLLDGVIAARFLNKIKYHLQNPKSLLL
- a CDS encoding alpha-ketoacid dehydrogenase subunit beta, translated to MAEMMYREALNMALREEMQRDPLVFVIGEGIGQRGGSYKVTDRLYEEFGAHRVIDMPISEASFTGAAVGAAIVGARPVVEILFIDFSMLAMDQIVNQAAKYNFMSGGKGHVPMVLRTQGGAGNGLAAQHSQSLEAFFYHIPGLKVVMPSVPYDAKGLLKSSIREDSPVVFIEHKLLYMTKGEVPEEEYLLPLGKADVKRSGNDITVVTYSYMTLKCLEAAEVLEKEGIGVEVVDLRTLTPLDKETILESVRKTGRALVVHEACKRGGVGGDIAAMIMEEAYDDLDGPVQRVAGKNTPIPYNIDLEKVCVPTVEEIAEAIIRMV
- a CDS encoding thiamine pyrophosphate-dependent dehydrogenase E1 component subunit alpha, translated to MEKELNPGKRGDVELVADDLDEALLLEMFRKAYTIRRFEQRCVELYREGFIRGYFHPYLGEEGVAVGSIAAIGRDDYIVSTHRGHGHCICKGGDLKLMMAEIMGRETGYCNGRGGSMHIANLDDHNLGANGIVGGGIPIATGAALGIKIKKGGEVVLGFFSDGAANNGVFGESLNLAAIFDLPVVFVLENNHYAVSTPVEYSSRVTDLARRADGYGMPGVTVDGNDAVAVYLETKKAVSRARRGKGPTLIEAKTYRHGGHHVNDPGLYMDQAAMARWKSRDPVDLLRKRLNDDAKIREIEEEVESELAEAVEFAKKSPAPSVEEFLASIEDY